A stretch of the Coprobacillus cateniformis genome encodes the following:
- a CDS encoding GTP pyrophosphokinase, with amino-acid sequence MLKKDKIRLLDNKRLKKNILNQVVKNPILENVNSLLRMEQLYEAGIKEIRTKLEILDSEFKVKYDHNPIHHIESRLKKPESIIKKAIDKDVTLTEKEIMRHIHDIAGIRVICNYIDDVYVVAQLLINQDDIKLIKIKDYIQNPKDNGYRSLHLVLEVPIFLAEGVQPIHVEVQLRTIAMDFWASLEHKLKYKTDNNVPEDIKKELIQCAMSISELDYKMQSIHNRLNNDSEIQ; translated from the coding sequence ATGTTGAAGAAAGATAAAATAAGATTATTGGATAATAAGAGATTAAAAAAGAATATTCTTAATCAAGTTGTTAAAAATCCAATTTTGGAAAATGTTAATAGTTTATTACGTATGGAGCAGCTTTATGAAGCTGGGATTAAAGAAATTCGAACAAAATTGGAGATACTAGATTCTGAATTCAAGGTGAAATATGATCATAATCCTATTCATCATATTGAGTCTAGATTAAAAAAGCCAGAAAGTATTATAAAAAAGGCGATAGATAAAGATGTGACATTGACTGAAAAAGAAATTATGCGTCATATACATGATATTGCTGGAATTCGTGTGATATGTAATTATATAGATGATGTCTATGTTGTGGCTCAATTATTGATTAATCAAGATGATATTAAGCTTATCAAGATAAAAGATTATATTCAAAATCCAAAAGATAATGGTTATAGAAGTTTGCATTTAGTGTTAGAGGTGCCTATATTTTTAGCTGAAGGTGTACAGCCTATTCATGTAGAAGTTCAATTAAGAACAATAGCTATGGACTTCTGGGCTTCATTAGAACATAAATTAAAATATAAAACTGATAATAATGTTCCTGAAGATATCAAAAAAGAATTAATCCAGTGTGCAATGTCTATATCAGAGTTAGATTATAAAATGCAAAGTATACACAATCGTCTGAATAATGATTCAGAGATTCAATAA
- a CDS encoding [FeFe] hydrogenase, group A has protein sequence MSKHLGMDIRVPIECDNPSIQRDEEKCIKCGQCKNICQDYIGVHGTYSLEDTLDRAVCINCGQCANVCPVSSIHETYEYPFIQEDMKNSDKIIIFNTSPSVRIALGEEFGMEDGTFVEGKMIALLRKLGAKYVLDTNFSADLTILEEGTELIRRLTKQTKPLPQFTSCCPAWVKYLEIYHPEMRNHLSTAKSPIGMQGPTVKTYFAKKMNIDPTQIVNIAVTPCTAKKYEIKREEMCDAGKYLGIDNMRDMDYVITTRELAKWAKEENIDFTSLKDSKFDSLMGEASGAGVIFGNSGGVMEAALRTAYEIMTGESAPINLLTYTPVRGLDDVKEASVDMNGITVNIAVIFGTKNASQFIEKMKTADKKYHFVEVMTCPGGCIGGGGQPKDTKYQGDLLRAKRIAGLYNRDQSMNLRKSHDNPEIQQLYKDFYQEPMSDLAENMLHTTYIDRSKELGK, from the coding sequence ATGAGCAAACATTTAGGAATGGATATTCGTGTACCCATAGAATGTGATAATCCATCAATTCAAAGAGATGAAGAAAAATGTATTAAGTGTGGTCAATGTAAGAATATCTGTCAAGATTATATTGGGGTTCATGGAACGTATAGCTTAGAAGATACATTAGATAGAGCAGTATGTATCAATTGTGGACAATGTGCAAATGTATGTCCAGTCTCAAGTATTCATGAAACTTATGAATATCCTTTCATTCAAGAAGACATGAAAAATTCTGATAAAATTATTATCTTTAACACATCACCATCAGTAAGAATTGCCTTAGGAGAAGAGTTTGGTATGGAAGATGGAACTTTTGTAGAAGGTAAAATGATTGCTTTATTAAGAAAACTAGGAGCTAAATATGTTTTAGATACAAATTTCTCAGCTGACTTAACTATTCTTGAAGAAGGTACAGAATTAATACGTCGCCTAACAAAGCAAACTAAGCCTTTACCGCAATTCACAAGTTGTTGCCCAGCTTGGGTAAAATATTTAGAAATTTATCATCCAGAAATGCGTAATCATCTTTCAACTGCTAAGAGTCCAATTGGTATGCAAGGGCCCACAGTAAAAACTTATTTTGCTAAAAAAATGAACATAGATCCAACTCAAATTGTTAATATAGCTGTTACACCTTGTACAGCCAAAAAATATGAAATCAAAAGAGAAGAGATGTGTGATGCTGGGAAATATTTAGGAATTGATAATATGCGTGATATGGATTATGTGATTACGACAAGAGAACTCGCAAAGTGGGCTAAAGAGGAAAATATTGATTTTACATCTTTAAAAGATTCAAAGTTTGATTCACTAATGGGTGAAGCAAGTGGAGCTGGTGTTATTTTTGGAAACTCAGGTGGAGTTATGGAAGCAGCACTTCGTACTGCTTATGAAATAATGACAGGTGAATCAGCTCCAATCAATTTGCTTACATATACGCCTGTAAGGGGATTGGATGATGTTAAAGAAGCAAGTGTAGATATGAATGGTATAACAGTAAATATTGCAGTGATTTTTGGTACAAAAAATGCAAGTCAATTTATTGAAAAGATGAAGACTGCTGATAAAAAGTATCACTTTGTTGAAGTTATGACATGTCCAGGTGGTTGTATTGGTGGTGGTGGTCAACCAAAAGATACGAAATATCAGGGCGATCTCCTTCGCGCAAAAAGAATTGCAGGACTTTATAACAGAGACCAATCAATGAATTTAAGAAAAAGTCATGATAATCCTGAAATTCAACAGTTATATAAGGATTTCTATCAAGAACCAATGAGTGATTTAGCAGAAAACATGCTACATACAACTTATATAGATAGAAGTAAGGAATTAGGAAAATAA
- a CDS encoding epoxyqueuosine reductase QueH, producing MKIGDTKPSLLLHVCCGPCSSYVIKELSEYFHITIYYSNSNIYPIDEYQRRYQELLHFIKRFNQDFKHNIQVIEDPYNHPEWVSHLYPLKELPEGSMRCRLCYSLRMRRTFDYAKINHYDYWTTVLSISPHKNSQWINEIGDAWQSSTPKFLYADFKKNNGYLKSTQMTKEYEMYRQNYCGCMFSYEEMLKREKQK from the coding sequence ATGAAGATTGGAGATACAAAACCATCTCTATTGCTTCATGTATGTTGTGGTCCTTGTTCAAGTTATGTCATTAAAGAATTATCTGAATATTTTCATATAACTATTTATTATTCTAATTCAAATATTTACCCTATTGATGAATATCAAAGAAGATATCAGGAACTTTTACATTTTATAAAGAGATTTAATCAAGATTTCAAGCATAATATTCAAGTTATCGAAGATCCTTACAATCATCCCGAATGGGTTTCTCATCTTTATCCACTTAAAGAATTACCTGAGGGAAGTATGAGATGTAGACTATGTTATAGTTTAAGAATGCGTAGAACATTTGATTATGCAAAAATAAATCATTATGATTATTGGACAACTGTCTTGAGTATATCTCCACATAAAAATAGTCAATGGATTAATGAAATTGGAGATGCCTGGCAAAGTTCTACACCAAAGTTCTTATATGCTGATTTCAAGAAAAATAATGGTTATCTTAAATCAACTCAAATGACAAAAGAGTATGAAATGTATCGACAAAATTACTGTGGCTGTATGTTTAGTTATGAAGAAATGTTAAAAAGAGAAAAACAAAAATAG
- the queA gene encoding tRNA preQ1(34) S-adenosylmethionine ribosyltransferase-isomerase QueA, whose product MKLSEFDYHLPEELIAQTPLKKRDTSRLMVLDRKNETIEDKHFYDILDYLYEGDILVRNNTKVIPARLYGTKEETNGHVEVLLLKDLGNDVWECLVGNARIVKIDTIITFGDGSLKAKCIHIGDEGIRHFEMIYEGIFYEILDTLGTMPLPPYIKEKLEDQERYQTVYAKIEGSAAAPTAGLHFTDDIIDKVKAKGVKILDVTLHVGLGTFRPVKVDDVLEHHMHSEFYMIDEDVAQQLNNAKANGQRIISVGTTSTRTLEANFKKYGQFKATQESTDIFIYPGYQFEAIDALITNFHLPKSTLVMLVSAFANKEFILKAYHHAVEEKYRFFSFGDCMFIQ is encoded by the coding sequence ATGAAATTAAGTGAATTTGATTATCATTTACCTGAAGAATTAATTGCACAAACTCCCTTAAAAAAGAGAGATACTTCTCGTTTGATGGTATTAGATAGAAAGAATGAAACAATTGAAGATAAACATTTTTATGATATTCTTGATTATTTATATGAAGGAGATATCTTAGTCAGAAATAATACAAAGGTTATTCCTGCAAGACTCTATGGAACAAAAGAAGAGACCAATGGACATGTTGAAGTTTTGTTACTTAAGGATTTAGGTAATGACGTTTGGGAATGTCTCGTAGGTAATGCAAGAATTGTAAAAATTGATACTATTATTACTTTTGGTGACGGTTCTTTAAAAGCAAAATGTATTCATATTGGTGATGAAGGAATACGTCACTTTGAAATGATTTATGAAGGTATCTTTTATGAGATTTTAGATACTCTTGGAACAATGCCTCTTCCTCCTTATATCAAGGAAAAACTTGAAGATCAGGAGCGTTATCAAACTGTCTATGCAAAGATTGAAGGAAGTGCTGCTGCTCCAACAGCTGGTTTACATTTTACTGATGATATTATTGATAAAGTCAAAGCAAAAGGTGTAAAGATTTTAGATGTGACTCTTCATGTAGGGTTAGGAACATTTAGACCTGTTAAAGTAGATGATGTTTTAGAACATCACATGCATAGTGAATTTTACATGATTGATGAAGATGTTGCACAACAATTAAACAATGCCAAAGCAAATGGTCAGCGTATTATAAGTGTTGGTACAACATCTACAAGAACACTTGAAGCAAATTTTAAGAAATATGGACAATTTAAAGCAACTCAGGAAAGTACTGATATCTTTATTTATCCAGGCTATCAATTTGAAGCTATTGATGCTTTAATTACAAATTTTCACTTACCTAAATCTACCCTTGTGATGTTAGTGAGTGCTTTTGCCAATAAAGAATTTATATTAAAGGCTTATCATCATGCAGTTGAAGAAAAATATCGTTTCTTCTCATTTGGTGATTGTATGTTTATTCAATAA
- the tgt gene encoding tRNA guanosine(34) transglycosylase Tgt: MEGFWYELKHVCKQSGARYGILHTPHGDVETPMFMPVGTLATVKGISPEQLKEMNSQVILSNTYHLWLRPGEDVVKQAGGLHKFMNYDGPILTDSGGFQVFSLGKTRKIEEEGVTFKSIVDGKKLFLSPEKAIQIQNDLGADIIMSFDECAPYPCTHDYMKNSVERTLRWAKRGKDAHQRDDQALFGIVQGGEFEDLREFSAKELVKMDFPGYSIGGTSVGEPKDVMYKMIDDAIQWLPVDKPRYLMGVGNPIDLIEGAMRGIDMFDCVLPTRVARHGALMTHYGRMNINNEKFKYDFTPIDDKCHCYTCRNYTRAYLRHLHKCDEIFGKSLLSIHNVAFLLQLSEDIRNAIQEDRLLDFKEEFLDHYGRDVYERAF, translated from the coding sequence ATGGAAGGTTTTTGGTATGAATTAAAACATGTATGTAAGCAAAGTGGAGCAAGATATGGTATCTTGCATACCCCTCATGGAGATGTAGAAACACCTATGTTTATGCCCGTTGGAACATTGGCTACAGTCAAAGGTATCTCGCCTGAACAATTAAAAGAAATGAACTCACAAGTGATTCTTTCTAATACTTATCATTTATGGTTAAGACCTGGTGAAGATGTTGTCAAACAGGCTGGTGGTTTACATAAATTTATGAATTATGATGGACCTATCTTAACGGATAGTGGAGGCTTTCAAGTTTTTTCTTTAGGAAAAACAAGAAAGATAGAAGAAGAAGGTGTTACCTTTAAAAGTATTGTTGATGGAAAGAAATTATTTCTATCCCCTGAAAAAGCTATTCAAATTCAAAATGATTTAGGTGCAGATATTATTATGAGTTTTGATGAATGCGCTCCTTATCCTTGTACACATGACTATATGAAAAACAGTGTTGAAAGAACCCTTCGTTGGGCAAAACGTGGTAAAGATGCTCACCAAAGAGATGATCAAGCGTTGTTTGGAATTGTTCAAGGTGGAGAATTTGAAGATTTAAGAGAATTCAGTGCGAAAGAATTAGTGAAAATGGATTTTCCAGGTTATTCTATTGGAGGAACCAGTGTTGGTGAGCCTAAGGATGTCATGTATAAAATGATTGATGATGCGATTCAATGGCTACCTGTAGATAAACCACGTTACTTAATGGGAGTAGGAAATCCCATTGACCTCATAGAAGGTGCTATGCGAGGCATTGATATGTTTGACTGTGTTTTACCAACCAGAGTGGCGAGACATGGTGCATTAATGACACATTATGGAAGAATGAATATTAATAATGAGAAGTTTAAATATGACTTTACGCCTATAGATGATAAATGCCATTGTTATACTTGTCGTAACTATACACGTGCTTATTTGAGACATTTACATAAATGTGATGAAATATTTGGAAAGAGTTTACTCTCTATCCATAATGTTGCATTCTTATTACAATTAAGTGAAGATATTAGAAATGCAATTCAAGAGGATCGTTTATTAGACTTTAAAGAAGAATTCTTAGATCATTATGGTAGAGATGTATATGAGAGGGCATTTTAA
- a CDS encoding PRD domain-containing protein, with protein MKVSQILNNNVAVVKRGSQEVIVYSKGISFKKRPGDSIELSEIDKTYVLDSHDKLEHFSYLLTNTKEEYLQIVNQVIDYGETLLEEKMSDYLYLTLLDHVDFTIKRMKKGQFMRSPLSYEVKKFYPKHYQIGIYGIKLIKEKLKLDCPEDEAVAITLHFINIQTHNNMEESMLIMDTVKDLLAIIKYHFHTTFDEDSMNYMRLVTHIQYFAQRLVHKDFFVETDNELYNHIYKMYPQSYHCVQKMKQYVYKVFQCELSQDEEAYLILHIHRVTYRDK; from the coding sequence ATGAAAGTTAGCCAAATATTGAATAATAATGTGGCAGTTGTCAAACGTGGATCACAAGAGGTTATTGTTTATTCAAAAGGAATTTCTTTTAAAAAGCGACCAGGAGATTCCATTGAACTTAGTGAAATAGATAAGACATATGTATTAGATTCACATGATAAATTAGAACATTTTAGTTATTTATTAACAAATACAAAAGAAGAATATCTTCAGATTGTCAATCAAGTGATAGATTATGGTGAAACTCTTCTAGAAGAAAAAATGTCTGATTATCTTTATCTTACTCTCTTAGATCATGTTGATTTTACAATCAAGAGAATGAAAAAAGGTCAATTTATGAGAAGTCCACTATCTTATGAAGTAAAGAAGTTTTATCCAAAGCATTATCAGATAGGCATATATGGGATTAAACTCATTAAAGAAAAACTCAAACTAGATTGTCCAGAAGATGAAGCTGTAGCGATTACCTTACATTTCATTAATATTCAGACACATAATAACATGGAAGAATCGATGTTGATTATGGATACTGTTAAAGATCTATTAGCAATTATTAAATATCATTTCCATACAACGTTTGATGAAGATTCAATGAATTATATGCGATTAGTCACTCATATTCAATATTTTGCCCAAAGATTAGTACATAAAGATTTCTTTGTGGAGACAGATAATGAATTGTATAATCACATCTATAAAATGTATCCACAATCCTATCATTGTGTACAAAAGATGAAACAATATGTTTACAAGGTATTTCAATGTGAATTGTCACAAGATGAAGAAGCATATTTGATATTGCATATTCATCGTGTGACATACCGAGACAAATAG
- a CDS encoding beta-glucoside-specific PTS transporter subunit IIABC — translation MNYKNLCEKIIYLVGGKDNIQNVVHCVTRLRFTLTDQSLADIDKILELKEVIDVIANEAVFQIVIGPQVMDVYKDFMKLLGDGVSQDVTVKKNIWRSVLDLMSESMSPILQPLMAAGMLAGVLSILSLTGIISAESSTYMIIDSLRNAIFYFLPVFMAMSCAKKLNANPYLAVALAVTLLSTGINGVEGLNLFGIPLPTITYSNSFFPIILAVWLMGNVDKVLSRIIPNAITYFFKPVLTLLICLPVTLLLFGPMGTWLGDGINLICQFLMSTVGNWIVVALYAALQPFLIMFGAANFVMPVLMNFLTTQGYDPIFLVGSLISDAAVGGALLGYFLRSKNSQQKQLFGTTAFSAFMNITEPGIYGVFVKFRRPFFAVMIGGGLGGMFAGLMGVKGYSFAGLVSLTAWIGDGDYRNFYCAIIAVVIAIIGAGIASYFLGIPDTDEENSVQNKKRNLEIHAPVEGKVISLTDVEDKAFASEALGKGIAFMPEEDMIYAPVSGEVVTLFPTQHAIGLKTDYGIEVLIHIGIDTVELNGKYFKSFIKQGDHVHIGQEMIHFDREAISKEGFDNTVIMVITNSHDYLDIVPTNENQLSLNQSCLTVVLS, via the coding sequence ATGAATTATAAGAATTTATGTGAAAAGATTATCTATCTTGTTGGTGGAAAAGATAATATACAGAATGTTGTCCATTGTGTCACAAGACTCCGTTTCACTTTAACTGATCAAAGTCTTGCTGATATAGATAAAATTCTAGAATTAAAAGAAGTGATCGATGTTATAGCTAATGAAGCAGTCTTTCAAATTGTGATTGGTCCACAAGTTATGGATGTTTATAAAGATTTCATGAAATTATTAGGAGATGGTGTTTCTCAAGATGTAACTGTGAAAAAGAATATCTGGCGTTCTGTTTTAGATTTGATGTCAGAGTCTATGTCACCGATTCTACAGCCTTTAATGGCAGCTGGTATGTTAGCAGGTGTTTTATCTATTTTGAGTTTAACAGGTATTATATCAGCAGAAAGCTCAACTTATATGATTATAGATTCGTTACGTAATGCTATATTTTATTTCCTGCCTGTATTTATGGCAATGTCATGTGCTAAAAAACTCAATGCGAATCCTTACTTAGCAGTTGCATTAGCAGTTACACTTTTATCAACAGGTATTAATGGTGTGGAGGGGCTTAATCTCTTTGGTATTCCTTTGCCCACTATTACTTATTCTAATTCATTTTTTCCTATTATATTAGCAGTTTGGCTAATGGGAAATGTTGATAAAGTTTTATCTCGTATTATTCCTAATGCAATAACTTATTTCTTTAAACCTGTTTTAACATTATTAATATGCCTGCCAGTAACTCTATTGTTATTTGGACCAATGGGAACTTGGTTAGGTGATGGCATTAATCTCATTTGTCAATTTTTAATGAGTACAGTTGGTAATTGGATAGTTGTTGCATTATATGCTGCTTTACAACCATTCTTGATTATGTTTGGTGCTGCAAATTTTGTTATGCCAGTTTTAATGAATTTCTTAACAACTCAAGGTTATGATCCTATTTTCTTAGTCGGGTCTTTGATTTCTGATGCAGCAGTTGGTGGAGCGTTATTAGGTTATTTTTTAAGATCAAAGAATTCGCAACAAAAGCAACTTTTTGGAACAACAGCATTTAGTGCATTTATGAATATTACTGAACCAGGTATTTATGGTGTCTTTGTCAAGTTCCGTCGTCCATTTTTTGCAGTTATGATTGGTGGTGGACTAGGTGGAATGTTTGCAGGGCTTATGGGTGTAAAGGGTTATTCTTTTGCTGGATTAGTCTCTTTAACAGCGTGGATAGGAGATGGAGACTATCGTAATTTCTATTGTGCTATTATAGCAGTTGTGATTGCTATTATTGGAGCGGGGATTGCCTCTTATTTTTTAGGAATCCCAGATACAGATGAAGAGAATTCAGTTCAAAATAAAAAAAGAAATTTAGAAATACATGCACCTGTTGAAGGGAAAGTTATTTCTCTTACTGATGTTGAGGATAAAGCTTTTGCAAGTGAGGCACTTGGAAAAGGAATTGCATTCATGCCAGAAGAAGATATGATTTATGCACCAGTGAGTGGAGAGGTTGTGACTTTATTTCCAACACAACATGCAATTGGATTGAAGACCGATTATGGAATAGAAGTTCTTATTCATATAGGTATCGACACTGTAGAATTGAATGGAAAATATTTTAAATCTTTTATCAAACAGGGAGATCATGTTCATATTGGTCAGGAAATGATACATTTTGATCGTGAAGCTATTTCAAAAGAAGGATTTGATAATACAGTGATTATGGTCATTACAAATTCTCATGATTATTTAGATATTGTTCCTACAAATGAAAATCAGTTGAGTTTAAATCAATCATGTTTAACGGTGGTGCTATCATGA
- a CDS encoding glycoside hydrolase family 1 protein: MKKFMWGGSISAHQSEGGYQEGGKGPAIMDYVSFGSHQQMRQVYDEIKEDVIYPNHTGIDFYHRYKEDIALFAEMGFQALRISIDWSRIYPQGDDEYPNQEGLDFYHCVIDELLKYHIEPIVTLYHFEMPLNIVKKYQSWYNRKTVDLYVRFCQTVITSLNNKVHYWITFNETNHLDLKGKYSNLFTYILTGLKPSEFDNIHEFEARLSYHMSLASTKVVELAHQINPQNKVGCVFGITPFYPKTCHPLDVMRAFQDMNQDLYQLDAMTMGYFPQYKLAEFQEKGVFIEISSEDKLAFAKGKIDFIGINYYCTEVSSHIEIDEEKALFGGYSNPYLEKTAWDLTIDPVGLRYLLNYLDRKYHLPILITENGIGLEDEIIDGKIHDQVRVDYLQKHIDQIQKAIEKDYVDCIGYLMWGPIDLVSATSGEMKKRYGFIYVDKNDDGTGSYQRIKKDSFYWFKEFLKSKEYE, translated from the coding sequence ATGAAAAAGTTTATGTGGGGTGGCAGCATTTCAGCTCATCAGAGTGAAGGCGGTTATCAGGAAGGTGGGAAAGGTCCAGCTATTATGGATTATGTCAGTTTTGGCAGCCATCAGCAAATGCGACAAGTCTATGATGAAATAAAAGAAGATGTGATTTATCCAAATCATACAGGTATAGATTTTTATCATAGATATAAAGAAGATATTGCTTTATTTGCTGAAATGGGATTTCAAGCATTAAGAATCTCGATAGACTGGTCAAGAATATATCCTCAAGGAGATGATGAATATCCTAATCAGGAAGGGTTGGATTTTTATCATTGTGTTATTGATGAATTATTAAAATATCATATAGAACCAATTGTAACTTTGTATCATTTTGAAATGCCATTGAATATTGTGAAAAAATATCAGTCATGGTATAATCGAAAAACTGTTGATTTATATGTTAGATTTTGTCAGACTGTGATAACATCTTTGAATAATAAGGTACATTATTGGATTACTTTTAATGAAACAAATCATTTAGATTTAAAAGGAAAATATTCTAATTTATTTACATATATCCTCACGGGATTAAAACCATCAGAATTTGATAATATTCACGAATTTGAGGCAAGACTTTCTTATCATATGTCGCTTGCAAGTACAAAAGTTGTTGAACTTGCACACCAGATTAATCCTCAAAATAAAGTTGGATGCGTCTTTGGAATAACCCCTTTTTATCCTAAAACTTGTCATCCTTTAGATGTTATGAGAGCATTTCAGGATATGAATCAAGACTTATACCAACTTGATGCTATGACAATGGGATACTTTCCTCAATATAAGTTAGCAGAATTTCAAGAGAAAGGTGTCTTTATTGAAATTTCAAGTGAAGATAAGTTAGCTTTTGCAAAAGGAAAGATCGATTTTATTGGGATTAACTATTATTGTACAGAAGTGAGTTCTCATATAGAAATTGATGAGGAAAAAGCATTATTTGGTGGATATAGTAATCCTTATTTAGAGAAAACAGCTTGGGATTTAACAATTGATCCAGTTGGGTTAAGATATCTTCTCAATTATTTAGATAGGAAATATCATTTACCAATATTGATTACAGAGAATGGGATTGGTTTAGAAGATGAGATAATTGATGGAAAAATCCATGACCAGGTGAGAGTCGATTATCTTCAAAAACATATTGACCAAATTCAAAAAGCAATAGAGAAAGATTATGTTGATTGTATTGGTTATTTGATGTGGGGACCAATAGATTTAGTAAGTGCAACAAGTGGAGAAATGAAAAAAAGATATGGATTTATTTATGTAGACAAAAATGATGATGGAACAGGTTCGTATCAGCGTATAAAAAAAGACTCTTTTTACTGGTTTAAAGAGTTCTTAAAGAGCAAGGAGTATGAATGA